The following proteins are encoded in a genomic region of Micrococcaceae bacterium Sec5.8:
- a CDS encoding glycosyltransferase, whose product MTMPDTKHPLTILIAADTYPPHVNGAAMFGYRLAKGMTARGHNVHVLACRADKGKSYTEFSDEATVHRIRSHSVPTHEYFRITFPWEIKKEISLLFDRVQPDVVHIQSHYMIGEHVLYEAVRRGIRVVATNHFMPENLNPFLPFPEWFKNVVGRISWKDMGKVMGQADVVTTPTPLAAKAMHDHAFLRKVLPLSNGIDSAAYELKPGEELVRHSSPTVLFVGRLAEEKHVDVLIDAVAKTPKELDVHLEVVGGGEVRPALEAQVEQLGLQDRVKFLGLASDSDLREAYLAADVFCMPGTAELQSLVTLEAMSASTPVLLADAMALPHLVRDGENGYLFTPNDSGDLAAKMTRMLSLPADELEAMGKASRGIVESHSLERTLQAFEDLYRGASYDDLVV is encoded by the coding sequence GTGACCATGCCTGACACCAAGCACCCGCTGACCATCCTGATTGCCGCGGATACTTATCCGCCCCACGTCAACGGCGCGGCCATGTTCGGTTACCGCCTGGCCAAAGGCATGACGGCGCGCGGCCACAACGTGCACGTTCTGGCCTGCCGCGCCGATAAAGGCAAGAGCTATACCGAATTCAGCGATGAAGCCACAGTCCACCGGATCCGCTCGCACTCAGTTCCCACCCACGAATACTTTCGGATCACTTTTCCGTGGGAAATCAAAAAGGAGATCAGTCTGCTGTTCGACCGGGTGCAGCCCGACGTCGTCCACATCCAAAGCCACTACATGATCGGCGAGCACGTGCTCTACGAGGCCGTCAGGCGTGGTATCCGGGTTGTCGCGACCAACCACTTCATGCCGGAGAACCTGAACCCGTTCCTGCCCTTCCCGGAGTGGTTCAAGAACGTTGTAGGACGCATCTCCTGGAAGGACATGGGCAAAGTCATGGGCCAGGCCGACGTCGTCACGACGCCGACGCCGCTCGCAGCCAAGGCGATGCACGACCACGCGTTCCTGCGCAAAGTGCTCCCGCTTTCCAATGGCATCGACTCGGCGGCGTACGAACTTAAACCCGGCGAAGAGCTGGTGCGCCACTCGAGCCCCACGGTGCTGTTCGTCGGCCGGCTCGCCGAGGAAAAGCACGTCGACGTCCTCATCGACGCCGTCGCCAAGACGCCCAAGGAGCTGGACGTCCACCTTGAGGTAGTCGGCGGGGGCGAGGTGCGTCCCGCCCTCGAAGCCCAGGTAGAGCAGCTCGGGTTGCAGGACCGGGTCAAATTCCTCGGCCTGGCCAGCGACTCCGATCTCCGTGAGGCGTATTTGGCAGCTGATGTGTTCTGCATGCCCGGCACCGCCGAGCTTCAGTCGCTGGTGACCCTGGAAGCCATGTCAGCTTCCACTCCGGTTCTGCTGGCGGACGCCATGGCGTTGCCGCATCTGGTGCGCGACGGCGAGAACGGTTACCTGTTTACGCCCAACGACAGCGGCGACCTCGCCGCCAAAATGACGCGGATGCTCTCACTGCCGGCCGACGAACTGGAGGCGATGGGCAAGGCGAGCCGGGGAATCGTGGAAAGTCACAGCCTGGAGCGCACCCTGCAGGCCTTCGAGGACCTCTACCGCGGAGCGAGCTACGACGACCTCGTCGTCTAA
- a CDS encoding acyl-CoA dehydrogenase family protein produces MSKADIDINNLPYADGDFFAFEQLLSGKEQDRLAEVRDFLAREVKPIAVDCWNRAEFPMDLIPKLAEIDLVSPVRRQGYSNLFAGIMHAEATRADTSIATFLGVHDGLFTGSIEALASQEQQEAWLPDIYALKKIGAFGLTEPLGGSDVAGGTRTTARKEGDSWILNGAKRWIGNATFSDWVVIYARDLADNQVKGFLVDTKAAGYSATKIENKISLRTVQNADITLDNVVVPDFYKLANANSFRDTNKVLKVTRLSVAWQAVGQQLAAFDVARRYAVERSQFGRPIASFQLVQHQLVQILGNAVSSMGMMVRLSQLEDQGEAKDEQSALAKAFTTARMRESVALGRSLLGGNGIVTDFEMAKIFSDAEAIYSYEGTHEINTLVTGRAITGISAIV; encoded by the coding sequence ATGTCCAAAGCTGACATCGACATCAACAACCTCCCGTACGCCGACGGCGACTTCTTTGCCTTCGAGCAGCTGCTCAGCGGCAAGGAACAGGACCGGCTTGCGGAGGTCCGTGACTTCCTGGCCCGCGAGGTCAAGCCGATTGCTGTCGACTGCTGGAACCGGGCCGAGTTCCCCATGGACCTGATTCCGAAGCTGGCCGAGATCGATCTCGTGAGCCCGGTCCGGAGGCAGGGATATTCAAACCTTTTCGCAGGGATCATGCATGCCGAGGCAACCCGTGCCGACACCTCCATCGCGACATTTCTTGGTGTCCACGACGGACTTTTCACCGGCTCCATCGAGGCGCTGGCCTCCCAGGAACAGCAGGAAGCCTGGCTGCCGGACATCTATGCACTGAAGAAGATTGGCGCCTTCGGCCTCACCGAACCACTCGGCGGATCAGATGTTGCCGGCGGCACCCGGACCACGGCCCGCAAGGAGGGGGACAGCTGGATCCTCAACGGTGCCAAGCGCTGGATCGGCAACGCCACGTTCTCCGATTGGGTGGTCATCTACGCCCGCGACCTCGCCGATAACCAGGTCAAGGGCTTCCTGGTGGACACCAAAGCTGCGGGCTACAGCGCCACCAAGATTGAGAACAAGATTTCCCTGCGCACCGTGCAGAACGCCGACATCACTCTCGATAACGTGGTGGTCCCGGACTTCTACAAGCTCGCGAATGCCAACAGTTTCCGCGACACGAACAAGGTCCTCAAGGTCACCCGGCTCTCCGTGGCCTGGCAGGCGGTAGGCCAGCAGCTCGCAGCCTTCGACGTCGCCCGCCGCTACGCTGTGGAGCGCAGCCAGTTCGGACGCCCGATTGCCTCCTTCCAGCTTGTGCAGCACCAGCTCGTCCAGATTCTTGGCAACGCTGTCAGCTCGATGGGCATGATGGTCCGGCTGTCCCAGCTGGAGGACCAGGGCGAGGCCAAGGACGAGCAATCCGCTCTTGCCAAGGCCTTCACCACGGCCCGCATGCGCGAGAGTGTGGCCTTGGGCCGCAGCCTCCTTGGCGGCAACGGCATCGTCACCGACTTCGAAATGGCCAAGATCTTCTCGGACGCTGAGGCCATCTACTCCTACGAGGGAACCCACGAGATCAATACCCTCGTCACGGGCCGCGCGATCACCGGTATCTCCGCGATCGTCTAG
- a CDS encoding peptidoglycan DD-metalloendopeptidase family protein, with product MNLPQQWAALGAAVLLVLVPVAGSANPEAASASGAPGTFPGSAPGSTIDGGPPAGWSWPLSPRPAILRTFDPPARPWLSGHRGVDLQASEHSAAVSAPAPGTVSFAGVVVDRPVITIDHGDGLRSSFEAVRSTLEAGAAVRVGDVLGWIEPGHCLPGPCVHWGVRRGGTYVNPLAFVTDLRPSVLLPPLDPAPG from the coding sequence ATGAATCTACCCCAGCAATGGGCGGCCCTTGGTGCCGCGGTGCTTCTAGTGCTTGTGCCGGTGGCCGGGTCAGCAAACCCGGAGGCGGCCTCCGCTTCAGGGGCCCCCGGCACTTTTCCAGGCTCCGCCCCCGGTTCCACCATCGATGGCGGGCCGCCTGCCGGGTGGAGCTGGCCGCTGAGCCCCAGACCCGCCATCCTGCGTACCTTTGATCCGCCGGCAAGACCGTGGCTGAGCGGCCATCGGGGTGTGGACCTTCAGGCGTCGGAGCACAGCGCCGCCGTCTCCGCACCCGCGCCCGGCACCGTTAGCTTTGCCGGCGTCGTGGTGGACCGCCCGGTCATCACCATCGACCACGGCGACGGTTTGCGCAGCAGCTTCGAGGCGGTGCGCAGCACCCTGGAGGCGGGTGCGGCAGTCAGGGTGGGAGATGTGCTGGGCTGGATCGAGCCCGGCCACTGCCTCCCGGGTCCCTGCGTCCACTGGGGGGTCCGCCGGGGTGGGACCTATGTGAATCCGCTGGCCTTCGTCACCGACCTGCGGCCCTCCGTCCTGCTCCCGCCTCTGGACCCGGCTCCCGGATAG
- the rpsB gene encoding 30S ribosomal protein S2, giving the protein MPVVTMRQLLDSGVHFGHQTRRWNPKMKRFIFTERNGIYIIDLQQSLSYIDRAYEFVKATVAHGGTVLFVGTKKQAQESIAEQATRVGQPYVNQRWLGGMLTNFQTVSKRIQRMKELEEIDFDDVAGSAYTKKELLLLRRELTKLETNLGGIRNLTKAPSALWIVDTKKEHLAVDEAKKLNIPVVAILDTNCDPDEVDFPIPGNDDAIRSVNLLTRVVADAVAEGLIARNQRATGTTEAPEEPLAEWERELLEGSKAEAAAAAEAAPAAPAAEEAPAAEAAPAAEAAPAAEAAPAADDAAGEAK; this is encoded by the coding sequence ATGCCCGTCGTAACTATGCGCCAGCTGCTTGACAGCGGCGTCCACTTTGGACACCAGACCCGCCGTTGGAACCCGAAGATGAAGCGATTCATCTTCACGGAGCGCAACGGCATCTACATCATTGACCTGCAGCAGTCGCTGTCCTACATCGACCGTGCGTACGAGTTCGTCAAGGCCACCGTTGCCCACGGCGGCACCGTTCTCTTCGTCGGCACCAAGAAGCAGGCGCAGGAATCCATCGCCGAGCAGGCCACCCGCGTTGGCCAGCCGTACGTCAACCAGCGTTGGCTCGGCGGTATGCTGACCAACTTCCAGACGGTATCCAAGCGCATCCAGCGCATGAAGGAACTCGAAGAGATCGACTTCGACGACGTCGCCGGTTCCGCGTACACGAAGAAGGAACTGCTGCTCCTTCGCCGCGAGCTCACCAAGCTGGAAACCAACCTCGGTGGTATCCGCAACCTGACCAAGGCGCCCTCCGCGCTGTGGATCGTTGACACCAAGAAGGAACACCTTGCTGTTGACGAAGCCAAGAAGCTGAACATCCCGGTTGTTGCCATCCTGGACACCAACTGCGATCCGGACGAAGTCGACTTCCCGATCCCGGGCAACGACGACGCCATCCGCTCCGTCAACCTGCTGACCCGCGTTGTTGCTGACGCCGTTGCTGAGGGCCTCATCGCCCGCAACCAGCGCGCCACCGGCACCACGGAAGCTCCGGAAGAGCCGCTGGCCGAGTGGGAGCGCGAGCTCCTCGAAGGCAGCAAGGCCGAGGCGGCCGCTGCTGCTGAAGCTGCACCCGCTGCTCCGGCTGCTGAAGAAGCTCCCGCCGCTGAAGCTGCTCCGGCTGCTGAAGCTGCACCCGCTGCCGAGGCTGCTCCGGCTGCCGACGACGCTGCGGGCGAAGCCAAGTAG
- the tsf gene encoding translation elongation factor Ts, whose protein sequence is MANYTAADIKALRERTGAGMMDVKKALDEANGDAEKAIEIIRIKGLKGATKREGRSTAEGLVAAKVDGGVGVMIEVNCETDFVAKADKFIQLADKVLAVAVESGAADLETLLATDVEGKPLSEMVVEEGAILGEKVVVRRISRVEGATVDAYLHKTSKDLPAQVGVLFAVDGEGEAAATAAHDVAVHVAAMSPNYLSRGDVPADLVESERRIAEETAKAEGKPEAAMTKIVEGRVTGFYKGEVLLDQAFAKDAKKSVAQVLEEAGVKGTAFTRFRVGS, encoded by the coding sequence ATGGCGAACTACACTGCCGCTGATATCAAGGCTCTGCGCGAGCGCACGGGCGCCGGCATGATGGATGTCAAGAAGGCTCTCGACGAGGCCAACGGTGACGCCGAGAAGGCCATCGAAATCATCCGCATCAAAGGCCTGAAGGGCGCTACCAAGCGTGAAGGCCGCTCCACCGCGGAAGGCCTGGTTGCCGCCAAGGTCGACGGCGGCGTCGGCGTGATGATCGAGGTCAACTGCGAGACCGACTTCGTCGCGAAGGCTGATAAGTTCATCCAGCTCGCCGACAAGGTCCTGGCCGTCGCCGTCGAGTCCGGCGCTGCCGATCTCGAGACCCTGCTCGCCACGGACGTTGAGGGTAAGCCGCTTTCCGAAATGGTCGTCGAAGAGGGCGCCATTCTGGGCGAAAAGGTCGTTGTCCGCCGCATCTCCCGCGTCGAGGGTGCAACGGTCGATGCTTACCTCCACAAGACCTCCAAGGATCTCCCGGCCCAGGTCGGCGTCCTGTTCGCTGTTGATGGAGAGGGCGAAGCCGCTGCCACCGCAGCTCACGACGTGGCCGTCCACGTTGCCGCAATGTCCCCGAACTACCTCTCCCGCGGGGATGTGCCGGCCGACCTCGTCGAGTCCGAGCGCCGCATCGCCGAGGAGACTGCCAAGGCTGAAGGCAAGCCCGAAGCAGCAATGACCAAAATTGTGGAAGGCCGTGTCACCGGCTTCTACAAGGGTGAGGTCCTGCTGGATCAGGCCTTCGCCAAGGATGCCAAGAAGTCTGTTGCGCAGGTCCTCGAAGAGGCCGGCGTCAAGGGCACCGCATTTACGCGTTTCCGCGTCGGTTCCTAG
- the pyrH gene encoding UMP kinase, which produces METVTTSAQPKKSRRRVLLKLSGEVFGGGKLGVDPDTVRGVAKQIAAAVPDVEVAIVVGGGNFFRGAELSQSGMDRSRADYMGMLGTVMNCLALQDFLEQAGVETRVQSAITMGQVAEAYIPRRAIRHMEKGRVVIFGAGAGLPYFSTDTVAAQRAMEVHADVVLMAKSGVDGVYTADPKKDPTAEKLHHLSYDEALRRDIRVMDQTAMTMCKDNNLTMVVFGMEGEGNVTRAIRGEELGTVVTP; this is translated from the coding sequence ATGGAAACCGTCACCACTTCAGCCCAGCCAAAAAAGAGCCGACGCCGAGTCCTGCTCAAGCTTTCCGGCGAGGTCTTCGGCGGCGGGAAGCTCGGCGTCGACCCGGACACCGTCCGCGGAGTAGCCAAGCAGATCGCCGCAGCAGTTCCCGACGTCGAGGTCGCGATCGTCGTCGGCGGCGGAAACTTCTTCCGCGGCGCCGAACTGTCGCAGAGCGGTATGGACCGCTCACGCGCGGACTACATGGGCATGCTCGGCACGGTCATGAACTGTCTTGCCCTCCAGGACTTCCTTGAGCAGGCCGGCGTCGAGACCCGTGTCCAGAGCGCCATCACCATGGGCCAGGTCGCGGAAGCGTACATTCCGCGCCGCGCCATCCGCCACATGGAAAAGGGCCGCGTCGTCATCTTCGGTGCCGGTGCCGGACTGCCTTACTTCTCTACGGACACCGTCGCCGCCCAGCGCGCCATGGAGGTCCACGCCGACGTCGTCCTCATGGCCAAGAGCGGGGTCGACGGCGTTTACACCGCAGACCCCAAGAAGGACCCCACAGCCGAGAAGCTCCACCACCTCAGCTACGACGAGGCCCTGCGCCGCGACATCCGGGTGATGGACCAGACCGCCATGACCATGTGCAAGGACAACAACCTCACCATGGTGGTGTTCGGCATGGAAGGCGAAGGCAACGTCACCCGGGCCATCCGCGGCGAGGAGCTCGGCACCGTAGTCACCCCCTAG
- the frr gene encoding ribosome recycling factor: protein MIEETLLEAGEKMDKAVEVAKEDFASIRTGRANPGLYNKVLVDYYGSPTPLQQLASFAIPDARTILITPFDKTALRDIERALSDSEVGANPSNDGNVIRITIPDLTQERRKEYVKIVKTKGEDAKVSIRNIRRKAKETLDKLVKDGEAGEDEGSRGEKELDALTKAHVDGIDELLKRKEAELLEV, encoded by the coding sequence GTGATCGAAGAAACCTTGCTCGAAGCCGGGGAAAAGATGGACAAGGCGGTTGAAGTAGCCAAGGAAGACTTCGCCTCGATCCGGACCGGCCGCGCCAACCCGGGCCTGTACAACAAGGTCCTGGTCGACTACTACGGTTCGCCCACGCCGCTGCAGCAACTGGCCTCGTTCGCCATTCCGGATGCGCGCACCATCCTGATCACGCCGTTCGATAAGACCGCGTTGCGCGATATTGAACGTGCGCTCAGCGATTCCGAGGTCGGCGCCAACCCCTCCAACGACGGCAACGTCATCCGGATCACCATCCCGGACCTCACGCAGGAACGGCGCAAGGAATACGTCAAAATCGTCAAGACCAAGGGTGAGGACGCCAAGGTGTCCATCCGCAATATCCGCCGCAAAGCCAAGGAAACCCTGGACAAGCTCGTCAAGGACGGCGAAGCCGGTGAGGATGAGGGCAGCCGCGGCGAAAAGGAACTCGACGCCCTGACCAAGGCCCACGTCGACGGCATCGATGAACTGCTCAAGCGCAAGGAAGCCGAGCTGCTCGAGGTCTGA
- a CDS encoding phosphatidate cytidylyltransferase — MAQEQGDPGAGVRVRGKQRRNPTPKAGRNLPAAISVGLGMLVVVLGGLLFLPLGFVLIVTAFGVFGVWEVFRALETSGTRLPIIPVMTGTVAMPVSAYFGGLESFLFAMMLSSVAALIWRSLEGAAGSARSIFAGVFTLAWIPFMISFAVLPLHTPSGETPVGLWPDGVIPPGAWQIATLLLLVVANDTFGYLVGASLGKHPMAPKISPKKSWEGFAGSIAGATAVGVLAAIFLLDKPWWWGAGLAVGMVAAATAGDLAESMVKRELGIKDMSSILPGHGGVMDRLDSIVFASPVAFILCSLFAAV; from the coding sequence ATGGCGCAGGAACAGGGGGACCCCGGAGCCGGCGTCCGGGTGCGGGGCAAACAGCGGAGGAACCCGACGCCGAAAGCCGGCAGGAACCTGCCCGCCGCTATCTCGGTGGGGCTCGGCATGCTTGTCGTCGTTCTCGGCGGCCTGCTGTTCCTTCCGCTGGGCTTCGTACTGATCGTCACCGCCTTCGGGGTTTTCGGGGTCTGGGAAGTCTTCCGTGCCCTGGAAACCTCGGGCACCCGGCTGCCCATCATTCCCGTCATGACCGGCACGGTCGCGATGCCCGTTTCCGCCTACTTCGGCGGCCTGGAAAGCTTCCTGTTTGCGATGATGCTCAGCAGCGTCGCGGCGTTGATCTGGCGGTCCCTCGAGGGTGCCGCCGGATCCGCGCGGAGCATCTTCGCCGGCGTCTTTACGTTGGCCTGGATCCCGTTCATGATCAGCTTCGCTGTTTTGCCGCTGCACACGCCCTCGGGCGAGACGCCGGTGGGGCTATGGCCCGACGGCGTGATCCCCCCCGGAGCGTGGCAGATCGCCACCCTGCTGCTGCTGGTGGTCGCGAACGACACGTTTGGATACCTCGTCGGTGCCTCCCTTGGCAAGCACCCGATGGCACCGAAAATCAGCCCCAAAAAGAGCTGGGAAGGTTTCGCCGGTTCCATCGCAGGCGCTACGGCAGTCGGCGTGCTGGCCGCAATCTTCCTGCTGGACAAGCCCTGGTGGTGGGGTGCAGGGCTGGCCGTGGGCATGGTGGCCGCAGCCACCGCCGGAGATCTCGCTGAATCCATGGTCAAGCGCGAACTTGGCATCAAGGACATGAGCAGCATCCTGCCCGGCCACGGCGGGGTCATGGACCGGTTGGACTCGATCGTTTTCGCCTCCCCGGTGGCCTTCATCCTGTGCTCACTTTTCGCCGCCGTGTGA
- a CDS encoding DivIVA domain-containing protein gives MEIQQQNPASFDRVQPNHYGYNVKQVDQFMQRARLSFESPGPARAVKSADVRAVSFDPVKGGYAAGGVDAALDRLEDALALRERNELVAERGEEAWLREIGQIAGVLRGRLHRGDGERFRRPSKAKARSYNTTDVDDLCHELIGYLDKGKPLSVDTIRRALFRPAAGKDGYEENQVDAFLDRAVELMAAID, from the coding sequence GTGGAGATCCAACAGCAGAATCCTGCTTCCTTTGACCGCGTGCAGCCCAACCACTACGGCTACAACGTTAAACAGGTGGACCAGTTCATGCAGCGCGCGCGGCTGTCCTTCGAGTCACCAGGGCCCGCAAGAGCCGTCAAAAGCGCGGACGTCAGGGCCGTCTCGTTCGACCCCGTCAAGGGAGGCTACGCTGCCGGGGGCGTCGATGCGGCCCTCGACCGCCTCGAGGATGCCCTCGCCCTGCGGGAACGTAATGAACTCGTGGCCGAACGCGGGGAGGAAGCCTGGCTCCGGGAGATCGGCCAGATCGCTGGGGTGCTACGTGGACGGCTGCACCGCGGCGACGGCGAGCGGTTCCGGCGTCCGTCCAAGGCCAAAGCCCGCAGCTACAACACCACGGACGTTGACGATCTTTGCCACGAGCTGATCGGCTACCTCGACAAAGGCAAGCCGCTGAGCGTGGACACTATCCGCCGCGCGCTCTTCCGACCCGCGGCCGGCAAGGACGGCTACGAGGAAAACCAGGTGGACGCGTTCCTGGACCGCGCCGTTGAACTCATGGCCGCCATCGACTGA
- a CDS encoding cation acetate symporter: MNPVVGIAAFAAVSLATAVIGFYGLRISRTTGDFYVASRTVRPWWNASAIGGEYLSAASFLGVAGLILLSGTDALWFPVGYTAGYLMLLLFVAAPLRRSGAYTIPDFTEARLDSRVVRSVTSVVVVMVGWLYIVPQLHGAGLAIRITTGLPAWVGMVAVVAVVCVTVVSGGMRSITFVQAFQYWLKLTALAVPFVFIVLVLSDAGTPAVAAASANPTGAAPAGLYANISLLVALLFGTLGLPHVLVRFYTNPDGQSARRTTLIVLGLLSVFYLFPTAYGLLGRMFAPGLAQSGQADALVLVLPGELVGGAAGDLLSALVVAGAFAAFLSTTSGLVVSLAGVISQDLLGGSVKGFRRAAVFSAVVPLGIASMTGSLALAGSVGMVFAFTASTLCPVLLLGIWWRSLTDAGAIAGMATGAVLCGGAMAAGPLLGAGGTPAWLAQPAAWTVPAAFAVMVLVSRATRARVPRNITRLMTRLHTPERPLVTER; encoded by the coding sequence GTGAACCCGGTTGTGGGCATCGCTGCCTTCGCCGCCGTTTCGCTGGCAACGGCGGTGATCGGCTTTTATGGCCTGCGGATCTCGCGCACCACCGGGGACTTCTACGTGGCCTCACGGACGGTCCGGCCCTGGTGGAACGCCTCGGCGATCGGCGGTGAATACCTGTCGGCGGCAAGTTTCCTCGGCGTCGCCGGGCTCATCCTGCTCTCCGGCACGGACGCCCTGTGGTTTCCCGTGGGGTACACGGCCGGTTACCTGATGCTGCTGCTGTTCGTCGCCGCCCCGCTCCGCCGCTCGGGGGCCTACACCATTCCGGATTTCACCGAGGCGCGGCTCGATTCCCGGGTGGTCCGCAGCGTCACCAGCGTCGTTGTCGTGATGGTCGGCTGGCTGTATATCGTTCCGCAGCTTCATGGCGCGGGGCTGGCGATCCGGATCACCACCGGGCTGCCGGCCTGGGTGGGCATGGTGGCGGTGGTCGCCGTCGTCTGCGTCACCGTGGTGTCCGGCGGCATGCGCTCCATCACCTTTGTCCAGGCGTTCCAATACTGGCTGAAACTCACGGCGCTGGCCGTCCCCTTCGTCTTCATTGTCCTGGTGCTCTCGGACGCCGGCACCCCTGCCGTGGCCGCCGCGTCAGCGAACCCGACAGGGGCCGCTCCCGCGGGGTTGTACGCCAATATTTCGCTGTTGGTGGCACTGCTGTTTGGCACGCTCGGGCTGCCCCACGTCCTGGTGCGGTTCTACACCAACCCGGACGGGCAATCGGCCCGCCGGACCACCCTGATCGTCCTGGGGTTGCTGTCAGTGTTTTATTTGTTCCCGACGGCGTACGGGTTGCTGGGCCGGATGTTCGCCCCCGGGCTGGCGCAGAGCGGGCAGGCCGATGCCCTGGTGCTGGTCCTTCCCGGTGAACTGGTGGGAGGGGCCGCCGGTGATCTGCTGTCCGCCCTGGTGGTGGCGGGGGCGTTCGCGGCTTTCTTATCCACGACCTCCGGGCTGGTGGTCTCGCTCGCCGGAGTCATCAGCCAGGACCTCCTGGGCGGCAGCGTCAAGGGCTTCCGCCGGGCGGCCGTGTTCTCTGCGGTGGTGCCGTTGGGGATCGCATCCATGACGGGTTCGCTGGCGCTGGCCGGCAGCGTGGGAATGGTGTTTGCGTTCACCGCGTCCACACTGTGTCCGGTGCTCCTGCTGGGCATCTGGTGGCGCAGTCTTACCGACGCCGGCGCCATTGCCGGCATGGCGACCGGCGCGGTGCTGTGCGGCGGAGCGATGGCGGCGGGGCCCCTTCTGGGAGCCGGCGGCACGCCGGCGTGGCTGGCGCAGCCGGCGGCCTGGACGGTGCCGGCCGCGTTTGCTGTGATGGTGCTCGTCTCCCGCGCCACCCGGGCGCGCGTGCCGCGGAACATCACCCGGCTGATGACACGGCTGCACACTCCGGAACGGCCGCTCGTCACCGAACGGTAG
- a CDS encoding LytTR family DNA-binding domain-containing protein: MINVLVADDELPAVEELAFLLGRDDRIGVIHRASSGAEALRALASEEVDAVFLDIHMPALSGLDIARVIARSSKPPAVVFVTADEDCALEAFELAAVDYLLKPVRAERLAKSIGRISELLKEGAPRPEMITVDLGGTTKMIRREDVTYVQAQGDYARLHTADASYLIRVPLADLEQQWAAADFLRIHRSYLIALNHVSHMKLAAARPSVTVAGAGAELPISRRHLPSVREKLEATRIRPQA, encoded by the coding sequence ATGATTAACGTCCTCGTCGCCGACGACGAGCTGCCCGCAGTCGAGGAACTGGCCTTTTTGCTCGGCCGGGATGACCGGATCGGCGTCATCCACCGCGCCTCCTCGGGAGCCGAGGCCCTGCGCGCCCTCGCATCCGAAGAGGTCGACGCCGTCTTCCTCGACATCCACATGCCCGCACTCTCAGGCCTGGACATCGCCCGCGTCATCGCGCGCAGCAGCAAGCCGCCCGCCGTAGTCTTCGTCACGGCGGATGAAGACTGCGCCCTGGAAGCCTTCGAGCTGGCCGCCGTCGACTATCTGCTCAAGCCCGTCCGCGCCGAGCGCCTCGCCAAATCGATCGGCCGGATCAGTGAGCTGCTCAAGGAAGGGGCGCCCCGCCCGGAAATGATCACCGTGGACCTCGGCGGGACCACCAAGATGATCCGCCGCGAAGACGTCACCTACGTCCAGGCGCAGGGTGACTACGCCCGGCTGCACACCGCGGATGCGAGCTACCTCATCCGCGTCCCGCTGGCCGACCTGGAACAGCAGTGGGCGGCCGCGGATTTCCTCCGCATCCACCGCTCCTACCTGATTGCACTGAACCATGTCAGCCACATGAAGCTTGCCGCGGCCCGGCCCAGCGTCACCGTGGCGGGGGCGGGGGCGGAACTGCCCATCAGCCGGCGGCACCTGCCGTCGGTGCGGGAGAAGCTTGAGGCGACCCGGATCCGGCCGCAGGCATGA